From the Accumulibacter sp. genome, one window contains:
- the queC gene encoding 7-cyano-7-deazaguanine synthase QueC — protein sequence MSSPLSESSKRCVVLLSGGLDSATTLAIARASGFACFCLSLDYGQRHSSELRAAAAVAQALAATAHRIVRLRLEDFGGSALTDTSAALPVDGLRPGIPATYVPARNTVMLSLALAWAEVLESRDVFIGVNAVDYSGYPDCRPEYIAAFERMANLATKAAVEGSALRIHAPLIDLGKAEIIRRGLELGLDYSITVSCYQADAAGRACGVCDSCRLRRAGFAAAGVADPTPYANRQPPEMRR from the coding sequence ATGAGCAGTCCGCTGTCAGAGTCCAGCAAGCGCTGTGTCGTTCTCCTGTCGGGAGGACTCGACTCAGCGACGACGCTGGCGATCGCCCGTGCCAGCGGCTTTGCCTGCTTTTGCCTGTCGCTCGACTACGGACAGCGTCACAGCAGCGAGTTGCGGGCTGCGGCGGCGGTTGCGCAGGCACTGGCGGCAACGGCACATCGCATCGTGCGCCTGCGTCTTGAGGACTTCGGCGGCTCCGCGCTGACCGACACCTCGGCAGCGCTGCCGGTGGACGGGCTCCGTCCGGGCATCCCGGCGACCTATGTACCTGCCCGCAACACCGTCATGCTGTCACTGGCGCTGGCCTGGGCCGAGGTCCTGGAAAGTCGGGATGTGTTCATCGGCGTCAACGCGGTGGACTACTCGGGTTATCCCGACTGTCGCCCGGAGTACATCGCGGCTTTCGAACGGATGGCCAACCTGGCGACCAAGGCGGCGGTGGAAGGATCGGCACTGCGCATCCATGCGCCGCTGATCGATCTCGGCAAGGCCGAGATCATCCGCCGCGGCCTCGAGCTCGGGCTCGACTACAGCATCACCGTCTCGTGCTATCAGGCTGACGCGGCCGGACGCGCGTGCGGAGTGTGCGACTCGTGCCGCTTGCGACGTGCCGGTTTTGCCGCCGCCGGAGTCGCCGATCCAACCCCTTACGCCAACCGCCAGCCTCCGGAAATGCGCCGATGA
- a CDS encoding YeeE/YedE family protein, translated as MSVADRATTVIWLAFAIGLVFGAVASGTRFCTMGAVADIAILGDWGRMRMWLLAIALAILGTAALHETGLIDVDRSIYRGHNLTWLSHLAGGLCFGFGMVLASGCGARTLMRIGAGSVKAVVVFIVLALVASMSMRGVLAVFRVEVLEPVALHLPDGPGLPELVANLGLTPGPAPALCAALLGGGLLAAVLLGRPRLAAAQILGGATVGALVVAGWYVSGHLGHLAEDPETLQEAYLATNSGRMESLTFVAPQAYTLELLLLWSDSSRRVTFAIASALGVVCGSLAHALLSGGFRWEGFNDLEDTANHLVGAALMGFGGVVALGCTIGQGVSGVSTLAAGSFLSLFAIIAGARLALAYQYWRATGSG; from the coding sequence ATGAGCGTCGCCGATCGCGCCACCACGGTCATCTGGCTCGCCTTCGCCATCGGCCTGGTGTTCGGCGCCGTCGCCAGCGGGACGCGCTTCTGTACCATGGGAGCCGTTGCCGACATCGCCATCCTCGGCGACTGGGGTCGCATGCGCATGTGGCTACTGGCGATTGCACTGGCCATCCTCGGCACGGCGGCGCTGCATGAAACGGGGCTCATCGATGTCGACAGGTCGATCTATCGCGGCCACAACCTGACTTGGCTGTCGCATCTCGCCGGCGGCCTCTGTTTTGGCTTCGGCATGGTGCTCGCCTCCGGCTGCGGTGCCAGGACCCTGATGCGTATCGGCGCCGGCAGCGTCAAGGCAGTGGTCGTGTTCATCGTCCTCGCGCTGGTGGCGTCCATGTCGATGCGCGGCGTGCTCGCCGTCTTCCGTGTCGAGGTGCTCGAACCGGTCGCACTGCATCTGCCCGACGGCCCGGGCCTGCCCGAGCTGGTCGCGAACCTCGGGCTGACACCCGGGCCGGCGCCGGCGCTTTGTGCCGCGCTGCTTGGCGGCGGCCTGCTGGCTGCCGTGCTGCTAGGTCGTCCCCGCCTGGCTGCCGCGCAAATCCTCGGCGGCGCCACCGTTGGCGCCCTGGTCGTCGCTGGCTGGTACGTCAGCGGCCATCTCGGCCATCTCGCCGAGGATCCGGAAACGCTGCAGGAAGCCTATCTCGCCACCAACAGTGGCCGCATGGAATCGCTGACCTTCGTCGCGCCACAGGCTTACACGCTGGAGTTGCTTCTTCTGTGGTCCGACAGCAGCCGCCGGGTGACTTTCGCGATCGCCAGCGCGCTCGGCGTCGTCTGCGGCAGCCTCGCTCATGCGCTCCTCAGCGGCGGCTTCCGCTGGGAAGGCTTCAACGATCTGGAGGACACCGCCAACCACCTCGTCGGCGCCGCGCTGATGGGCTTTGGTGGCGTCGTCGCATTGGGCTGCACGATCGGGCAGGGTGTCAGCGGGGTTTCGACCCTCGCCGCCGGCTCCTTCCTCAGCCTGTTCGCGATCATCGCCGGCGCCCGGCTGGCACTCGCCTACCAGTACTGGCGAGCCACAGGCAGCGGCTGA
- a CDS encoding helix-turn-helix transcriptional regulator, with the protein MVACSRGDVAQHLLTCLRELDYRAVAMELAADLPKGSPQPSLIIADCLPEVWLRKRSFDGSGNVPGIPALFLLDACACNTEDLQALRRSHEVLLRPFALADLDRSIRCRLSSTHARADDSGMPGLIDRRHAERRVVGRRRSDGSQMTHHDHDRRQGERRCQPASCFTAAACSGGEALRMPALLAHVEAPSLSVMVVSDRRDFVRQLMDELDAALEMPLQPIVVETLEAVRLFLAGGSADLMLVDTRWLRNAGADLLDQIEIAAHQVGARLLLLWDDAWPLAVDEILRLRVCGSIRIDAPASLYARALGEVSQGGLWLPRWLMAQAFRCWLSAARSARVVADSAASGSARCLTGRERVIARLAAEGLTNKEIARQLQVSPDTVKKHLEAVFGKLGVRRRGQLAAQLFATVAEPLGD; encoded by the coding sequence ATGGTCGCCTGCAGCCGTGGCGACGTCGCGCAACACCTGCTGACCTGCCTGCGCGAGCTGGACTATCGGGCAGTGGCGATGGAACTGGCGGCGGACCTGCCCAAGGGCAGTCCGCAACCGAGCCTGATCATTGCCGACTGCCTTCCTGAAGTATGGTTGCGCAAGAGATCGTTCGACGGTTCCGGCAATGTCCCTGGGATACCGGCCCTCTTCCTGCTCGACGCCTGTGCGTGCAACACTGAAGACCTGCAAGCATTGCGGAGGTCGCACGAGGTACTCTTGCGGCCGTTCGCGCTCGCCGACCTCGATCGGAGCATCCGCTGCCGCCTGTCATCGACGCATGCACGCGCCGACGATTCCGGAATGCCGGGGCTGATTGATCGCCGGCACGCCGAGCGGCGCGTCGTTGGCAGGCGACGCAGCGACGGCTCGCAGATGACGCATCACGACCACGACCGTCGCCAGGGCGAGCGGCGGTGCCAGCCGGCGAGCTGCTTCACGGCGGCAGCCTGCAGCGGGGGCGAAGCCCTGCGCATGCCGGCCTTGTTGGCACATGTCGAGGCACCATCCCTGTCGGTGATGGTGGTCTCCGACCGGCGGGATTTCGTCCGTCAGCTGATGGACGAGTTGGATGCCGCGCTGGAGATGCCGCTGCAGCCGATCGTGGTTGAAACGCTGGAGGCCGTACGGCTCTTCCTGGCAGGCGGTAGCGCCGACCTGATGTTGGTCGATACCCGCTGGCTGCGCAACGCGGGTGCGGACCTGTTGGATCAGATCGAGATCGCGGCCCACCAGGTGGGCGCGCGATTGCTCCTCCTCTGGGACGATGCCTGGCCGCTGGCTGTCGACGAGATCTTGCGGTTGCGTGTCTGTGGCAGCATCCGCATCGATGCCCCGGCCAGCCTCTACGCTCGCGCCTTGGGCGAGGTGAGCCAGGGTGGGCTGTGGTTGCCGCGCTGGCTGATGGCGCAGGCCTTCCGATGTTGGCTGTCGGCTGCGCGTTCAGCCAGGGTTGTCGCCGACAGCGCTGCGTCCGGCTCGGCGCGCTGCCTGACCGGGCGCGAGCGGGTGATCGCCAGGCTGGCAGCCGAGGGACTGACCAACAAGGAGATCGCGCGCCAGCTTCAGGTTTCTCCCGACACGGTGAAGAAGCATCTGGAAGCCGTCTTCGGCAAGCTTGGTGTTCGGCGACGCGGCCAGTTGGCTGCGCAGCTGTTCGCGACCGTCGCGGAGCCGCTCGGCGACTGA
- a CDS encoding hemolysin family protein → MDVVLLLFLIVLNGILAMSEIAVVSARQSRLQKLAEDGFSGARSALALQQEPSTFLSTVQVGITTVGILSGAIGEATLAAPLAEWLGSIALLAPHADTVALTLVVVAVTYCSVVVGELVPKRLGLLAPERVASFVAGPMGVVSRLARPLVWLLSSSSSLVLGLLGAHRTQDSTVTNDEIKVLMGQGAEAGVFHASEQAIVSNVLRLDEQRISAIMTHRKDIYLLDLNDGEEVIRHRLANSPYRRIVVCRDGLDQIVGVLRTSDLLQGVLLGQPLEVEAFVRPALYVPASVTTTQLLETFRRAHQQCALMVDEYGGLQGLVTLTDVLTSIVGDLPTSDSPDELDIIVREDGSWLADGSVPIERLKAVLAIHPELPGEEENAFNTLGGFVMYVLGRIPLPADHFVVEGLRFEVVDMDRHRVDKVLIARLPEVGGSGRSD, encoded by the coding sequence ATGGACGTTGTCCTGCTGCTGTTCCTCATCGTGCTCAACGGCATTTTGGCGATGTCCGAGATTGCGGTGGTTTCCGCGCGCCAGTCGCGCCTGCAGAAGCTGGCCGAGGATGGTTTTTCGGGTGCGCGCTCGGCGCTGGCGCTGCAGCAGGAACCGTCGACCTTCCTGTCGACCGTCCAGGTCGGAATCACCACGGTCGGCATCCTCAGCGGGGCCATTGGCGAGGCGACGCTGGCCGCTCCGCTGGCCGAGTGGCTGGGCTCGATCGCCCTGCTGGCACCGCATGCCGATACGGTCGCCCTGACGCTCGTGGTGGTGGCGGTCACCTACTGCTCGGTGGTCGTTGGTGAACTCGTGCCCAAGCGTCTCGGCCTGTTGGCGCCGGAGCGTGTGGCGTCATTCGTCGCCGGGCCGATGGGCGTCGTGTCCCGCCTGGCACGGCCGCTGGTGTGGCTGCTCTCGTCCTCGTCCAGTTTGGTCCTGGGGCTGCTCGGTGCGCATCGGACGCAGGACTCGACAGTCACCAACGACGAGATCAAGGTCCTCATGGGGCAGGGCGCCGAAGCGGGAGTATTCCATGCCAGCGAGCAGGCCATCGTTTCCAACGTCCTGCGTCTCGACGAGCAGCGGATCAGCGCCATCATGACGCACCGCAAGGACATCTATCTGCTCGACCTGAACGACGGCGAAGAGGTGATCCGTCATCGCTTGGCGAACAGCCCGTACCGACGCATCGTCGTCTGCCGGGACGGCCTTGACCAGATCGTCGGCGTCCTGCGGACCAGCGATCTGCTGCAGGGAGTCCTGCTGGGGCAGCCGCTGGAAGTGGAGGCTTTCGTCCGCCCGGCGCTCTACGTTCCGGCGAGCGTGACGACGACCCAGTTGCTCGAAACCTTCCGGCGGGCGCATCAGCAGTGCGCGCTGATGGTGGACGAGTACGGCGGCCTGCAGGGTCTGGTGACCCTGACCGATGTGCTGACCTCGATCGTTGGCGATCTGCCGACTTCGGACTCCCCGGATGAACTGGATATCATCGTTCGCGAGGATGGCTCGTGGCTCGCCGACGGCAGCGTGCCGATCGAGCGTCTCAAGGCGGTTCTCGCCATCCACCCGGAACTGCCCGGTGAAGAGGAGAATGCGTTCAATACCCTGGGCGGGTTCGTGATGTACGTCCTCGGCAGGATTCCGCTGCCCGCCGATCACTTCGTCGTCGAGGGGTTGCGCTTCGAGGTCGTCGACATGGATCGCCACCGCGTCGACAAGGTGCTGATCGCGCGCCTCCCGGAAGTGGGCGGGTCGGGTCGCAGCGACTGA